The stretch of DNA CAGCAGGCGCGGGGTGAGGCTACGGAGCGGGCTGGGAATACGGCTCTGCACGAAGCCAGCTTCTATAGTCGAGTGGATTGCGAGGGGATACCGCCCACATCGACAGGACCACTACAGTTTCAACTTGGGAATCGGTGGCACGTTGGACCTGGATACCCGAGTCCTGGGCGACGGGCTCATCGCCAACGAACCCTTACCGCCCCGGGAAACCACGGCCCGCACGAAGCAGACCCCGCCGCCGGGCTGCTCGTGCTCTTTTCCGTCGGATGGGATCTTGCCGCCCCTCATCGCACCCCGCCGCACAATCGACCCTCGTTCGTCGGCTACGACCGCAGCCCGCCACACCCCCGAACCCATTGACGACACACGTGCGTTCTGCCTATGGTGAAACTCCTCAGGAGAACAGCTCAATGGCGGGACAACCCCAGTTTCCAAACGAACAGACCGACACCGGTGAATTCAAACGGCAAACCGATGCGTTTCGGCATTGGGTCACCGAGGATAGCCGCTCCGGCTACCCGGCAGCAGCGGGGCGGTATCATCTCTATGTCTCTCTCGCCTGTCCCTGGGCGCACCGGACGATCATCGTTCGCGCACTGAAGGGACTCACTCACGTCATCGGCATGACGGTCGTCGATCCCATCCGCGACGAACAGGGGTGGGCCTTTCGCAACGGCCCCGGCCACTCCCTCGATACCACCAACGGATTTCACTTTCTCAGCGAAGCCTATCGTGCCACCGACCCCCACTATCGCAGGCGCGTCACGGTTCCGGTGTTGTGGGACAGGGTGACACACCGTATCGTGAACAACTCCGACGATGACCTCATGCGCATCTTCAACGACGAGTTCAATCGCTTCAGTACCAACCCGCTGAACCTGTACCCGGAAGCCCTCCGTACTCAAATCGATGCGATGAACGACTTCTTATACGAGCGAGTGAACGACGGTGTGTACCGAGCCGGATTTGCGACCTCCCAACAGGTCTACGAACAGGCGGCGCGGTCGCTCTTCAGCGCTCTGGATGAACTCGACACCAGGCTTCGTGACCGGCGCTACCTCTTCGGCGCGCAATTCGTCGAATCCGATTGGCGGTTGTTTGTCACCTTGCTCCGGTTCGATGCCGTCTACCACGGGCATTTCAAATGCAATCTCCGGCGCATCGTCGATTATCCCCACCTCTCCGGCTACCTGAGAGACCTCTACCAGGTGCCAGGCATCGCGGAGACCGTCGATTTTGATCATATCAAGCGGCACTATTACGTCACCCATGACGACATCAACCCCACCCGCATCGTGCCCATTGGACCGCAATTGGATCTGGAGAGCCCGCACGGGCGAGCCGCACTCTCCTGACCGCACCTCCCGGCAAGGCTGCACCGAGAATCCAGACTGAGAAGGAAGCGGGCGGCCATTTTCAGCAGCCGACCCAAGAATTTTCTTGAGCCGCGTGGGTTCCCTGGCATATGGTGAGCGTAGTCAGGCTTTTCATCAGAAAGGATCGTCTATGCGTCATGTGACCGGTGCCGTCTCCGCAGTGGTGCTTCTCATGTCCTCACTCGCCTGGGCCGCCCCCGAACCGGCCAACGATGAGCAGAAAACGCTCTATGCCCTCGGCGCGGCCATCAGCCAATCACTCGGCCCATTCACCTTAAACGAATCCGAGCTGGAATTCGTCAAAGCTGGTCTGGTCGATGGCGTCTTAAAACACCCTCACAAAGTCGACTTGCAGGTGTATGGCCCGAAGATTCAACAGCTGCAGCAAGTCCGCTCCACCGCGCTGGCCGAGGTTGAGAAAAAAGCCGGGGCGGGGTTCCTCGCCAAGGCAGCGGCAGAGCCGGGCGCGAAGAAAACGGAATCAGGCGCCATCATCACGACGATCAAGGAAGGCAAGGGTGCCACGCCGAAGGCCACCGATACGGTGAAGGTTCATTATCACGGCACCCTGACCGATGGAACCGTGTTCGACAGCTCCGTCAAGCGGGGCGAACCCGCCACGTTTCCTCTGAACCAGGTCATCAAGTGTTGGACTGAAGCCGTGCAGCTGATTAAAGTCGGCGGAAAGAGCAAGCTGGTCTGCCCGTCAGGAATCGCGTACGGGGACCGTGGATCACCCCCGGTCATCAAGCCAGGCGCCACCTTGATT from Nitrospira sp. encodes:
- a CDS encoding FKBP-type peptidyl-prolyl cis-trans isomerase; amino-acid sequence: MRHVTGAVSAVVLLMSSLAWAAPEPANDEQKTLYALGAAISQSLGPFTLNESELEFVKAGLVDGVLKHPHKVDLQVYGPKIQQLQQVRSTALAEVEKKAGAGFLAKAAAEPGAKKTESGAIITTIKEGKGATPKATDTVKVHYHGTLTDGTVFDSSVKRGEPATFPLNQVIKCWTEAVQLIKVGGKSKLVCPSGIAYGDRGSPPVIKPGATLIFEVELLDIVKQ
- a CDS encoding glutathione S-transferase family protein; amino-acid sequence: MAGQPQFPNEQTDTGEFKRQTDAFRHWVTEDSRSGYPAAAGRYHLYVSLACPWAHRTIIVRALKGLTHVIGMTVVDPIRDEQGWAFRNGPGHSLDTTNGFHFLSEAYRATDPHYRRRVTVPVLWDRVTHRIVNNSDDDLMRIFNDEFNRFSTNPLNLYPEALRTQIDAMNDFLYERVNDGVYRAGFATSQQVYEQAARSLFSALDELDTRLRDRRYLFGAQFVESDWRLFVTLLRFDAVYHGHFKCNLRRIVDYPHLSGYLRDLYQVPGIAETVDFDHIKRHYYVTHDDINPTRIVPIGPQLDLESPHGRAALS